The Thioalkalivibrio sulfidiphilus HL-EbGr7 genome includes a window with the following:
- a CDS encoding cold-shock protein, with protein sequence MSKGTVKWFNESKGFGFITPEDGGKDVFVHFSAIEASGFRTLAEGQMVSFEVTNGPKGLAAANVKPV encoded by the coding sequence ATGTCTAAAGGCACTGTGAAGTGGTTTAACGAAAGCAAGGGCTTCGGCTTCATTACCCCCGAAGATGGCGGCAAGGATGTGTTCGTGCACTTCTCCGCGATCGAAGCCAGCGGTTTCCGCACCCTGGCCGAGGGCCAGATGGTCTCCTTCGAGGTGACCAACGGTCCCAAGGGTCTGGCCGCTGCGAACGTCAAGCCGGTCTAA
- a CDS encoding MFS transporter — MAEPASRLPRPAAALFDLIASDEDARVCKDIPEAACREMPRNFFLTILSNTASKIGDELASARLVLAWLMAALGAPGFLAGFLVPVRESGSLLPQLFVASHIRRAAIRKWFWVGGCIGQGLAALGMALVALTLTGAAAGWALLGLLALFALSRGVSSVASKDVLGKTIAKTRRGTVMGYAAALAGFVTLGVGGWVSLRAESADSVGFFTLLLIAAGLMWFAAGGIFAAVKEEPGATEGGGNAVSEALRSLGLMKTDPLFRHFVITRALLMSTALAMPFYVILAQQQTGGSLGSLGLMIIATGLAGGLSAPVWGRLSDRSSRLVLVASGVVAGALGLLTFGLSGIEGAWAKSEFLFAALFLVIGIAHSGVRLGRKTYLVDMATQDNRAAYVAVSNTLVGALLLVGGLFGVVADLAGVAATLALLGLMSLLGAASAWRLEEVQR; from the coding sequence GTGGCGGAACCCGCCTCCAGGCTGCCGCGCCCGGCAGCCGCCCTCTTCGACCTGATCGCCAGCGATGAGGACGCCCGGGTCTGCAAGGACATCCCCGAGGCCGCCTGCCGGGAGATGCCGCGCAACTTCTTCCTCACCATCCTCTCCAACACCGCCAGCAAGATCGGCGACGAACTGGCCAGTGCCAGGCTGGTGCTGGCCTGGCTCATGGCCGCCCTGGGTGCGCCCGGTTTCCTGGCCGGTTTCCTGGTGCCGGTGCGCGAATCCGGTTCCCTGCTGCCCCAGCTGTTCGTGGCCAGTCACATCCGGCGCGCGGCCATCCGCAAGTGGTTCTGGGTGGGCGGCTGCATCGGCCAGGGGCTCGCGGCACTGGGCATGGCGCTGGTGGCCCTGACCCTGACCGGCGCGGCCGCGGGCTGGGCGCTGCTCGGCCTGCTGGCCCTGTTCGCCCTGTCCCGGGGGGTGAGTTCCGTGGCCTCCAAGGACGTGCTCGGCAAGACCATCGCCAAGACCCGGCGCGGTACCGTGATGGGCTACGCGGCGGCCCTGGCCGGTTTCGTCACCCTGGGCGTGGGCGGCTGGGTCAGCCTGCGCGCGGAGAGCGCCGACAGCGTCGGCTTCTTCACCCTGCTCCTGATCGCGGCGGGCCTGATGTGGTTTGCCGCCGGCGGCATCTTCGCCGCAGTCAAGGAGGAACCCGGCGCCACCGAGGGCGGCGGCAATGCGGTCAGCGAGGCGCTGCGCTCCCTCGGGCTGATGAAGACCGACCCCCTGTTCCGCCACTTCGTGATCACCCGTGCCCTGCTCATGAGTACCGCGCTGGCCATGCCCTTCTACGTGATCCTGGCCCAGCAGCAGACCGGCGGCAGCCTGGGGAGCCTCGGGCTCATGATCATCGCCACGGGGCTGGCCGGCGGCCTGAGCGCGCCCGTGTGGGGACGGCTCTCGGACCGTTCCAGCCGCCTGGTCCTGGTAGCCTCCGGCGTGGTGGCCGGAGCCCTGGGGCTGCTGACCTTCGGCCTGTCCGGCATCGAAGGCGCCTGGGCGAAGAGCGAATTCCTGTTCGCCGCCCTGTTCCTGGTCATCGGCATCGCCCACTCGGGGGTGCGCCTGGGACGCAAGACCTACCTGGTGGACATGGCCACCCAGGACAACCGCGCCGCCTATGTGGCGGTGAGCAACACCCTGGTGGGGGCCCTGCTGCTGGTGGGTGGGCTGTTCGGCGTGGTGGCGGACCTGGCGGGGGTGGCCGCCACCCTGGCCCTGCTGGGCCTGATGTCGCTGCTGGGTGCGGCCAGCGCCTGGCGCCTGGAGGAGGTGCAGCGGTGA
- the metA gene encoding homoserine O-succinyltransferase MetA, protein MPLVAHTDLPTFTRLAEEGETVLSGNTALQQEIRELHIGLLNMMPDAAIAATERQFFRLVGQSNQIAQFYMHPFTLDALPRGAEGRAHVERYYESFEQIKREGLDALIITGANVTQPDLSMEPFWEPLIEVIDWAAENVTSTLCSCLATHAVMQFRHGQRRQPLGFKRWGVYDHRVLDRSHPLVAGVNTRFDVPHSRFNEINRAQFEAEGLKVLVESDQAGPHLAVSEDGFRIVFFQGHPEYDIISLLKEYKREVKRFAAGALDTYPPVPENYFSPRSQAILEEHRERVEAALARRAPVPDLPEALITSHLDNTWHDSAEAVINNWVGMVYQLTHIDRRRPFKDNVDPSDPLRSLRGGH, encoded by the coding sequence GTGCCCCTCGTCGCCCACACCGACCTGCCCACCTTCACCCGCCTCGCCGAGGAAGGGGAGACGGTACTGTCCGGCAACACCGCCCTGCAGCAGGAGATCCGCGAACTGCACATCGGGCTGCTCAACATGATGCCCGACGCGGCCATCGCCGCCACCGAGCGCCAGTTCTTCCGCCTGGTGGGACAGAGCAACCAGATCGCCCAGTTCTACATGCACCCCTTCACCCTGGACGCCCTGCCCCGGGGCGCGGAGGGGCGTGCCCATGTGGAGCGTTATTACGAGAGCTTCGAGCAGATCAAGCGCGAGGGCCTGGACGCCCTGATCATCACCGGCGCCAACGTCACCCAGCCGGACCTGTCCATGGAGCCCTTCTGGGAGCCGCTCATCGAGGTGATCGACTGGGCCGCCGAGAATGTCACCTCCACCCTGTGCTCCTGCCTGGCCACCCACGCGGTGATGCAGTTCCGCCACGGCCAGCGCCGCCAGCCCCTGGGCTTCAAGCGATGGGGGGTCTACGACCATCGCGTGCTGGATCGCAGTCACCCGCTGGTGGCCGGCGTGAACACCCGTTTCGATGTGCCCCACTCCCGCTTCAACGAGATCAACCGCGCCCAGTTCGAGGCCGAGGGCCTCAAGGTGCTGGTGGAAAGCGACCAGGCCGGTCCGCACCTGGCGGTGAGCGAGGACGGCTTTCGCATCGTGTTCTTCCAGGGTCACCCGGAGTACGACATCATCTCTCTGCTCAAGGAGTACAAGCGCGAGGTGAAGCGCTTCGCCGCCGGCGCCCTGGACACCTACCCGCCGGTGCCGGAGAACTACTTCTCGCCCCGCTCCCAGGCCATCCTGGAGGAACATCGGGAGCGCGTGGAGGCGGCGCTGGCCCGGCGCGCGCCGGTGCCGGATCTGCCCGAGGCCCTGATCACCTCACACCTGGACAACACCTGGCACGACAGCGCCGAGGCAGTGATCAACAACTGGGTGGGCATGGTCTACCAGCTCACCCACATCGACCGCCGCCGTCCCTTCAAGGACAACGTGGATCCCTCCGACCCGCTGCGCTCCCTGCGTGGCGGACACTGA